From one Anopheles bellator chromosome 1, idAnoBellAS_SP24_06.2, whole genome shotgun sequence genomic stretch:
- the LOC131206021 gene encoding uncharacterized peptidase C1-like protein F26E4.3 isoform X1 has translation MWSPGADKMLSVVPFLMLVALAAPQASRFRADFPGPYCASRKYDSCCRDRQDGCSQPISTTLCYCDQFCDRGEHGDCCPDYEEVCLGIQPPENRPSCLHKKHYFTPYDAPVVDNCNTCKCNLDGTVTCTDNLCLVDDDLLRQLHHLERTVGWKAGNYSEWWGRTYDDGKVLRLGTFQPKFLVKAMKRLTNKGGPLPSQFDASEHWPGLINGARDQGWCGSSWAFSTTTMASDRFAILSKGRELVQLAPQQMLACVRGQQRCNGGHLDKAWQYLRKVGVVNEECHPYVAAKNECKINADDTLVSAGCELPIHVNRTALYRMGPAYSLNNETDIMTEIKERGTVQAILRVYRDFFSYKSGVYRHSVASTPAEERSGYHSVRLIGWGEDRVGYEVVKYWIAINSWGPWWGENGRFRILRGANECDIESYVLASNPYVHEHVQTVRKVGGLQEMIVSTGYEPHPSRQRNYPRHRSG, from the exons TGGTCACCCGGCGCTGATAAGATGCTGTCGGTAGTGCCCTTCCTCATGCTGGTGGCACTAGCGGCCCCGCAAGCTAGTCGGTTCCGTGCCGACTTCCCGGGACCGTACTGTGCGTCACGGAAGTACGATAGCTGCTGCCGGGATCGTCAGGATGGTTGCTCACAGCCCATTTCGA CTACACTCTGCTACTGTGACCAGTTTTGTGATAGGGGCGAACATGGTGATTGCTGCCCGGACTACGAAGAGGTGTGCCTAGGAATCCAGCCGCCCGAAAACAGACCCTCGTGTCTGCACAAGAAGCACTACTTCACACCCTACGATGCGCCCGTAGTCGACAACTGCAACACCTG TAAGTGCAATCTGGACGGAACGGTAACGTGCACGGATAATTTGTGCCTGGTGGATGACGATCTGCTGCGACAATTGCACCACCTCGAACGCACGGTGGGCTGGAAGGCGGGCAACTACAGCGAGTGGTGGGGCCGAACGTACGACGACGGCAAGGTGCTTCGCCTGGGCACGTTCCAGCCAAAGTTCCTGGTGAAGGCCATGAAACGGTTGACCAACAAGGGAGGCCCTCTGCCGAGTCAGTTCGACGCCAGCGAGCACTGGCCAGGACTCATCAATGGAGCGCGTGACCAAG GCTGGTGTGGCTCGTCCTGGGCATTCTCGACGACAACCATGGCGTCCGATCGGTTCGCTATACTCTCGAAGGGCCGCGAACTGGTCCAGTTGGCCCCGCAGCAGATGCTGGCCTGCGTCCGGGGTCAGCAAAGatgcaacggtggccacctggACAAGGCCTGGCAGTACCTGCGTAAAGTGGG AGTGGTGAACGAAGAATGCCACCCGTACGTGGCAGCCAAGAACGAGTGCAAAATCAATGCGGACGATACGCTCGTCAGCGCGGGATGTGAGCTGCCGATCCACGTGAACCGCACCGCCTTGTACCGAATGGGCCCAGCGTACAGTCTGAACAACGAGACCGACATCATGACCGAAATCAAGGAACGTGGCACTGTACAGG CCATTCTGCGAGTTTATCGAGACTTCTTCTCCTACAAGAGTGGCGTCTACCGCCATTCGGTGGCCTCCACACCGGCCGAGGAACGGTCGGGGTATCACTCGGTGCGGCTGATTGGTTGGGGCGAGGATCGCGTCGGTTACGAGGTGGTGAAGTATTGG ATTGCTATTAACTCGTGGGGCCCCTGGTGGGGAGAGAATGGCCGGTTCCGCATCCTGCGCGGTGCCAACGAGTGCGACATCGAGAGCTACGTTCTTGCCTCGAACCCCTACGTTCACGAGCACGTCCAGACGGTACGCAAGGTGGGAGGACTGCAGGAAATGATCGTCAGCACGGGCTACGAACCGCATCCATCCCGTCAGCGCAACTATCCGAGGCACCGAAGTGGCTAA
- the LOC131206021 gene encoding uncharacterized peptidase C1-like protein F26E4.3 isoform X2 produces the protein MLSVVPFLMLVALAAPQASRFRADFPGPYCASRKYDSCCRDRQDGCSQPISTTLCYCDQFCDRGEHGDCCPDYEEVCLGIQPPENRPSCLHKKHYFTPYDAPVVDNCNTCKCNLDGTVTCTDNLCLVDDDLLRQLHHLERTVGWKAGNYSEWWGRTYDDGKVLRLGTFQPKFLVKAMKRLTNKGGPLPSQFDASEHWPGLINGARDQGWCGSSWAFSTTTMASDRFAILSKGRELVQLAPQQMLACVRGQQRCNGGHLDKAWQYLRKVGVVNEECHPYVAAKNECKINADDTLVSAGCELPIHVNRTALYRMGPAYSLNNETDIMTEIKERGTVQAILRVYRDFFSYKSGVYRHSVASTPAEERSGYHSVRLIGWGEDRVGYEVVKYWIAINSWGPWWGENGRFRILRGANECDIESYVLASNPYVHEHVQTVRKVGGLQEMIVSTGYEPHPSRQRNYPRHRSG, from the exons ATGCTGTCGGTAGTGCCCTTCCTCATGCTGGTGGCACTAGCGGCCCCGCAAGCTAGTCGGTTCCGTGCCGACTTCCCGGGACCGTACTGTGCGTCACGGAAGTACGATAGCTGCTGCCGGGATCGTCAGGATGGTTGCTCACAGCCCATTTCGA CTACACTCTGCTACTGTGACCAGTTTTGTGATAGGGGCGAACATGGTGATTGCTGCCCGGACTACGAAGAGGTGTGCCTAGGAATCCAGCCGCCCGAAAACAGACCCTCGTGTCTGCACAAGAAGCACTACTTCACACCCTACGATGCGCCCGTAGTCGACAACTGCAACACCTG TAAGTGCAATCTGGACGGAACGGTAACGTGCACGGATAATTTGTGCCTGGTGGATGACGATCTGCTGCGACAATTGCACCACCTCGAACGCACGGTGGGCTGGAAGGCGGGCAACTACAGCGAGTGGTGGGGCCGAACGTACGACGACGGCAAGGTGCTTCGCCTGGGCACGTTCCAGCCAAAGTTCCTGGTGAAGGCCATGAAACGGTTGACCAACAAGGGAGGCCCTCTGCCGAGTCAGTTCGACGCCAGCGAGCACTGGCCAGGACTCATCAATGGAGCGCGTGACCAAG GCTGGTGTGGCTCGTCCTGGGCATTCTCGACGACAACCATGGCGTCCGATCGGTTCGCTATACTCTCGAAGGGCCGCGAACTGGTCCAGTTGGCCCCGCAGCAGATGCTGGCCTGCGTCCGGGGTCAGCAAAGatgcaacggtggccacctggACAAGGCCTGGCAGTACCTGCGTAAAGTGGG AGTGGTGAACGAAGAATGCCACCCGTACGTGGCAGCCAAGAACGAGTGCAAAATCAATGCGGACGATACGCTCGTCAGCGCGGGATGTGAGCTGCCGATCCACGTGAACCGCACCGCCTTGTACCGAATGGGCCCAGCGTACAGTCTGAACAACGAGACCGACATCATGACCGAAATCAAGGAACGTGGCACTGTACAGG CCATTCTGCGAGTTTATCGAGACTTCTTCTCCTACAAGAGTGGCGTCTACCGCCATTCGGTGGCCTCCACACCGGCCGAGGAACGGTCGGGGTATCACTCGGTGCGGCTGATTGGTTGGGGCGAGGATCGCGTCGGTTACGAGGTGGTGAAGTATTGG ATTGCTATTAACTCGTGGGGCCCCTGGTGGGGAGAGAATGGCCGGTTCCGCATCCTGCGCGGTGCCAACGAGTGCGACATCGAGAGCTACGTTCTTGCCTCGAACCCCTACGTTCACGAGCACGTCCAGACGGTACGCAAGGTGGGAGGACTGCAGGAAATGATCGTCAGCACGGGCTACGAACCGCATCCATCCCGTCAGCGCAACTATCCGAGGCACCGAAGTGGCTAA